The proteins below are encoded in one region of Helianthus annuus cultivar XRQ/B chromosome 2, HanXRQr2.0-SUNRISE, whole genome shotgun sequence:
- the LOC118485953 gene encoding UDP-glycosyltransferase 76B1-like has product MAKLTKIAMNNKALVLFPLPFQGHINPMLQLANILYTKGFKIIIIHTNFNSPNPSNYPQFTFKSISDGLSTSKDKSLNLDTTNHAINFMNKSCIDPFAVCLAKLLEVEPVACLISDALWHFTQSITDRLKLKRIVLRTSSMSCIPLYAALVLGEKSYYKTTIKEELALMTKMDIEKIYKGGLEKAKAELICNMINETKAASGIIFNTFKELEEPAFLAISQVFQIPSFAIGPFHTYFPASHSSLIEQDRSSISWLVLTEFIIYPS; this is encoded by the coding sequence ATGGCAAAGCTAACCAAGATAGCCATGAATAATAAAGCACTAGTACTCTTTCCCTTACCATTTCAAGGTCACATAAACCCCATGCTTCAATTAGCAAACATTCTCTATACTAAAGGcttcaaaatcatcatcattcacaccAATTTCAACTCTCCAAATCCATCAAACTACCCACAATTCACCTTCAAATCAATCTCTGATGGGCTGTCTACTTCCAAAGACAAGAGTTTAAATCTAGACACAACTAACCATGCCATCAACTTCATGAACAAAAGCTGCATTGACCCGTTTGCGGTCTGCTTAGCTAAGTTGCTAGAAGTAGAGCCTGTGGCATGCTTGATCTCAGATGCACTATGGCATTTCACTCAATCTATCACAGACCGTCTGAAACTCAAAAGGATTGTGTTGAGAACAAGCAGTATGTCATGCATCCCTCTTTATGCAGCTTTAGTGCTTGGTGAAAAGAGCTATTATAAAACCACAATTAAAGAAGAGCTTGCCTTGATGACAAAAATGGACATAGAAAAGATTTACAAAGGCGGGCTAGAGAAGGCAAAGGCGGAGTTGATATGTAATATGATCAATGAAACAAAGGCGGCTTCGGGGATCATATTCAACACTTTCAAAGAACTAGAAGAGCCTGCATTCTTGGCCATATCTCAGGTTTTTCAGATTCCAAGCTTCGCAATCGGTCCTTTTCATACATATTTTCCAGCGTCTCATAGCAGTTTAATAGAACAAGACCGAAGCTCTATTTCATGGTTAGTATTAACCGAGTTTATCATCTATCCTAgctag